A stretch of the Elephas maximus indicus isolate mEleMax1 chromosome 3, mEleMax1 primary haplotype, whole genome shotgun sequence genome encodes the following:
- the MBD3L1 gene encoding methyl-CpG-binding domain protein 3-like 1 encodes MVKTSQRKQRDYVTQAKPKPGLSIAIPLRMSSYIFKRPVTRITSHPGSEVRCHQWEENLDKPQQVCWQKRLQGLQAYSSAGELLSTLDLAKALQKIVSSYTGESLPQALAGDLHSISMPTPGPSSDLAKMTPGAGLDISQLLCKPFLVTDEDIRKQERKVKTARERLAIARIADRLASEAEKVRGQEECPEKH; translated from the coding sequence ATGGTCAAGACTTCACAAAGGAAGCAACGTGATTACGTAACCCAAGCCAAGCCAAAACCTGGTTTAAGCATCGCAATTCCTTTGAGGATGTCCAGTTACATATTCAAGAGACCGGTTACTAGAATTACTTCCCATCCTGGCAGTGAGGTCAGGTGCCATCAATGGGAGGAGAACTTAGACAAGCCCCAGCAGGTCTGTTGGCAGAAGAGACTGCAGGGACTCCAGGCCTACAGCAGTGCAGGGGAACTTTTAAGTACTCTGGATCTTGCCAAAGCCTTGCAAAAAATTGTATCTAGTTACACAGGTGAATCCCTGCCACAGGCTCTTGCTGGTGATCTGCACTCCATCTCCATGCCCACCCCTGGCCCATCTTCAGACTTGGCGAAGATGACCCCAGGAGCAGGTCTTGATATCTCACAGCTCCTCTGCAAACCATTTCTGGTAACCGATGAAGATATtaggaaacaggagaggaaagtGAAGACAGCAAGGGAGAGGTTGGCAATAGCACGGATTGCAGACAGGCTCGCTAGTGAGGCAGAGAAAGTGAGAGGCCAAGAAGAATGTCCTGAAAAAcattaa